The sequence TACTTGACAAAAATAAATTAGTGCAGTATTGTCAAGCCACAGATTGTTCTTTTATTTGCTAAAAATTGAAAATTAAATTCTTCATAAAAAACTATAACCGTACAATAATTTTTCACTATGAAATTAATTAAAATCAAACAAGAAAGGAATGGTATGAAGTGAAATTAGAAATCAATATGGTAGTTAGTGATGCAAAAGAAGCTGCTAGTTATTATAGTAATTTATTTAATGCAGAAATATTATCCATAACAGATGAAGTTACAGAAATGAACGAAGCAATGATAAAACTTGGAAACACAGAAATTCATATTCTCAATGAAAATAAGGATTACGGACTTATCGCTCCATCTGAAGATTCTACTAGCTCTATGTGGTTAAATCTATATGTTGAAAATATAGAATCGTTTTTTGAAAATATTGTCAGCATGGGTTGTAAAGTCATATCTCCAATTACTGATTTCCCAGATATGCCAGCAAAAAATGCAGTAATATCAGATAAATTTAATCACATATGGATTATTAATCAAAAATATGATTAGAATTTTAAAATCTATTGTGAATTGACTCTATCTATCGATGAGATAAAAAACTCACCTTTAATCAGTTCAAAAAACTGTATTTAAAGGTGAGTTTTTATTAGTCTTTACTAGTTTATATCAATGTAATTTCAACTATAAAAAATATTATTTATGGATGTTACATCACAAAACACTTTTCCTACTCAACAGTAACTGATTTCGCCAAGTTTCTGGGCTTATCTACATCACACTCCCTCATCACGGCTACGTGATATGCAAGTAGTTGAAGTGGCATTACACTTAAAACTGCCGAGAATCCATTTGCCGTATCAGGAATATATATTACCTTATCTGCTGTCTTTTCAATTTCAGTATCTCCCTCGCGTGCAATTGCTATAACAAATGCACCTCTTGCTTTTACCTCTTTGATATTGCTTATAACCTTCTCATATAGAGCTTGCTCTGTTACAAGTGCTATTACAGGAGTTCCTCTCTCTATAAGAGCTATAGTTCCGTGTTTTAGCTCCCCAGCGGCCATCGCTTCTGCATGTATATACGAAATCTCTTTTAGCTTTAGCGAACCCTCTCTTGCTATATTGTAATCTATACCTCTTCCAACATAAAATGCATGAGTAGTATCGTATATTAACTCTGCTACCTTTTTAATCTCTTCCTCATAGTCTAGTACTTCTTGAGTTTGTCTAGGCAAATTTTTTATAGCTTTTATCATTTCCTTATAAGTAGTGTCATCGATACTACCCTTTTTATAACCCATATCAAGTGCTACTAAACCAAACGCCACGATTTGAGTAGTATAAGCTTTAGTAGAAGCTACTGCAATTTCCGGGCCTGCCCAGGTGTAAAGCAAATCATCTGCTTCTCTAGCTATAGTACTTCCAACAACATTTGTTATAGCCATAACTCGTGCGCCTCTCTCTTTTGCAAGTCTAAGCGCTGCTAGTGTATCGGCTGTTTCTCCGGATTGACTTACAACTATCATAAGTGATTTCTCGTTTATAAAGGATTTATTATATCTAAATTCTGAACCCACATCTGCTATAACTGGTACATCTACAAATTCTTCTATAAAACTTTTACCCACTAAACCTGCATAATAAGCTGTTCCACACGCTACTATATAAATTTGATCTATATTTTCTAAATCTTCTTTTGTGATTTTGATATCATCTAATACGATTTTTTCATCATCTGTAATTCTTGGAGAATAAGTATCCTGTATAGCCTTTGGTTGTTCATGAATCTCTTTTATCATAAAGTGGTCAAATCCACCTTTTTCAGCAGCTGCTATATCCCAATCAACATGATAAACTTTCTTTATAATTGGTTCTCCCTTTAAATCGTACATCTTTATATCATTTTGAGTAACGACAGCCAAATCGCCATCTTCTAATATATAAATATCTCTAGTGTATTTCAAAACTGCCGGTATATCGGATGCTATGAAGTTTTCCTGATGACCCATGCCTATTATTAAAGGACTGTCTTTTCTTACTACAACCAATTGATCAGGGTGATCTTTATGAACTACACCAATAGCGTATGCTCCAGTCAAATCTGCCACTGCTTTTTGAACTGCTTCTCGCAAATTTTCTTCGTAGTAATAATCAATCAAATGAGCTATTACTTCTGTATCGGTTTCCGATTTGAATACATATCCTTTATCCTGTAATCTCTCTTTTATAGCCATATAATTTTCAATTATACCATTGTGCACAATCGCCAAACTTTCATCATTATTTGGATGTGGGTGTGAATTTCTATCAGATGGCTCTCCGTGTGTTGCCCATCTAGTATGACCAATTCCTATATGTCCTGTAAGTCCTTCTTTTTTTACCTCATTTTCTAATATAGTAAGTCTTCCCTTATGCTTGCTAACTTTCAAATTCCCGTGATCAATTATTGCAACTCCTGCTGAATCATAACCTCTATATTCCAATTTTTCAAGTCCTTTTACTAATACATCTACTGCATTTTGATTTCCTATATATCCTACTATTCCGCACATATTGATGCTCCTTTCGTTTCGATTATTTTATGCACAAAAACAAGACCCAGTTATTCCGTGTAACCGCGTCTTTTCACCTGACTCTCTTTGTCCTCAAAATCACTTTCAAGTTTTGTAGAGTCTTTATTAAGGCAGTGAATATGCCTTGAGACCATCCGCCGAAAATTTCGATAAGTCTCTCCCTCGTCAGCATATATTCATATGCTCTGGCGCTTTAATTACATATTAAATTATATGAATTCACTAAATAAATCACCTCCGATTACATTATTAAGCTTTTATAAAGCCTGTTTTCATTTTACCCTAAATAAATATATAATACAACTTATTTGATTTTTTTCTACAAAAATTACTTTATTATTGCAATTTGAAACAAAAAAGCCCAGTAGGCTTTATCTCTCATACTGGGTCATTTCTCTGTATTCTCTATAAAATTCACGCTCTAGAGCATATAGTATATTCCATTCTTTATTCATCTCATAATTAGGTCCAAAAAATGCAATTATATAGTCAATGAATTCATTTTTAGTCATAACTCTAAGAACTACCTCTTCATCTATTTCTTTAGTTGGACTGTACTCGTGAACTCCTGAAATATATATATCAATATCCTGAAGTTTTTCCAATCTAATTAATAATTTATCAACTTCATAATCCTCATATAGCTTTGGTGACTCCTTGCAGCTGTTTAAGAATTTCTCCAAAAAAGCTCTATTCCCCGCTATATATTCTTCTATTTCTTTTCTCTTCTTTCCTAATACAACTTCAAATAATTCACTTATCTTTTTCTTCGTCATACTGCTCTCCTTTTCTGCTTTAGCTTAAGCGCTCTTCTATAGTATGAGCTAGTGCATCTGCCGCCGCTTTGATCTCGCCATAAACTTCGCCTTCTATCATAACCCTAACCAATGGTTCTGTACCTGATGGACGTATTAGAACTCTTCCCTTACCATCAAACTCAGATTCTAAGCGCTTTATCTCATCGTGTATGATTTGATCTTCTAGGTAATTGTGTTTATTTCCTTCTTGAACTTTCGCGTTTACAAGTACCTGTGGATACACAGTCATTACATCTGCTAATTCAGAAAGTGGTTTTTCTTTTTTCTTTATAGCAGAAATTAGTTGAAGTGCAGTTAACAAACCATCTCCTGTTGTATTATGATCAGAAAATATTATATGACCGGATTGTTCTCCACCTAGTACATAACCACTTCTAGTCATCTCTTCAAGTACATATCTATCCCCTACCTGAGTAGTAACTAATCCCATTCCATGTTCTTTTAAACAAATCTCAAGACCCATGTTACTCATAACTGTTCCAACTATTTTACCATGTTCCAATTTTCCTTGCTCTTTTAAAAGCAATCCGCAAATAGCAAGTATATGATCTCCATCTACTATATTTCCCTTTTCATCTACTGCTATAAGTCTATCGGCATCTCCATCAAATGCTAATCCAATATCAGCTTTTGTTTCTAAAACCAAGTTTTGAACTTTTTCTGGTTTAGTAGATCCACATTCAACATTTATATTAAGACCATTAGGTTCATTGTATATAACGTCTATATCCGCTCCAAGTTCTCTCAAAAGCTCAGGCGCAGCCTGATAATTTGCACCATTTCCGCAATCAACAGCTATCTTTATTCCCTTGAAATCTACATCTATACTCTGCTTTATATATTCTATATATTGCTCTACCCCATCATTTACAATAATTTTTTCACCAACAAATTCTCCAACAGGATATACATCTATATCTTTTTGTGCCAATATATACGACTCTATTTCATCTTCTATTTCATCGCTCAGTTTATATCCTTTTGAATTAAAAAACTTTATCCCATTGTACTCAACTGGATTGTGCGAAGCTGAAATAACGATTCCCGCATCTGCCTCATATTTTCTAGTCAAATAAGCAACCGCCGGTGTTGGAACTATTCCCACTGAATATGCATCTGCACCTACAGAACATATTCCTGCAATAAGCGCACTTTCTAGTAAATCTCCTGATTTTCTAGTATCCATTCCAACTATGATTTTAGCTTTTTTCTTGCCTTTGGTAACAATATGCGACCCTATACGTCCAAGTTCATATGCTAATTGTCCCGTCAAATCTTTATTCGCTATTCCACGAACACCATCTGTTCCAAATAATCTACCCATATTTCCTCCTATTGATCAGCTTCTCTAATACTTTTTGCTATATCTTCTGGATAAGTCGTCCTCATTCTTATCATTGCATCACTCTCCTGCCCTGATAAATAAGACAATCTGACCGTAATCTTTAAATGCCAATGAAAATGATCCATATGACCTTCATTTATAGGTCCTGTATAAACCATCAAATTAAAGTCAACATCTCCAAGTATATTTTTGATACGCTTAAAACTCCAATTTACAGCTTTAGTTAAATCTTCCAACTCTTCATCTGTAATATTGTAAAAATGTGACTCATGTTTTTTAGGCAATATGATTAATTCATATGGCTGTATCCCCGCAAAGGGAACATAGGCCAATATACTGTCATTTTCAAATACTTTTAAGCGCTTTGTTTCAATCACTTCATCAATTATATCACAAAAAACGCACTTTTGGTTTTTTGTATAATAATTTTCACATCCATTTAGCTCTTCAAGTATATTACATGGTATAAATGGTAGTGCTATAATATGCGAATGCGGGTGTACAAGAGATGCCCCTGCGTTTTTTCCATGATTTTTAAATATCGCAACATAATTTATTTCATCATCTTTTCCTAGTACTCTATAGCGTTTTTTATATACTTCAAATATTTTTTTAAAATCTTCTTCTCTCATCTCAAAATAGTTTTTATCATGTTCTCTAGTTTCAATGAGAATTTCATGGATTCCGTAATTACTCCAATGTCCATCTTCTTTTATAAATGCTTGTGTTTTTTCAACTATCGGAAATTTGTTTTCTATTCCTCTCAAGCACCAACCTTTTTCATTGCATATTTCGTATAAAATAACTCCATTCTTCTCAACTGCTCCACCTTCACAAAATGGACATGACATTTCTTTTTGAAAATCACTAGGTCTCTTATGACGCTTTGGTGCAACAATCACTTTTTTGTTCGTAATAGGATCTAATCTTATTTCGCTCATTGTCACTCCTCCTAATGCTATGAATTTAGTATTCTTTTATTATATTATACCATTTTTGCATAATATTTGATTAATTAACGATAAAAAAGCACAAGGTTTTCGAGGCCTTGTGCTGTGTTAGGGTAGTAATACTTTGATAGGTTTAACTTTTTTAAATTATTTTACTGCTTCTGCTCCTGCTTGAAGAGCTTTTTCATTGATTGGAATTAATTTTGCTTTTCCTTCTCCAAAAACTTTTGTAAAAGCAGTTAAAATACTTTCATCCTTTACTGCATGGTTCTTCTCTAAGTATGCACCTAGCATAACCATGTTTGCTACTCTTGAATTTCCTAATTTATTTGCAATTTCATTAGCAGGTACGTAGAATACCTCTATATCGTCTCTTGATGATTTTTGTTCAATTAAAGAACTATTTATAAATAATTGTCCACCTTTAATAACTGTTTCTTCAAATTTGTCCAAAGATGGCTTGTTCATTACAAGTGCAGCTGTAGCATCTGTTACTAATGGTGATGCAACTGGCTTATCTGAGATTACAACGTTACAGTTTGCTGTTCCACCTCTCATCTCTGGTCCATAAGATGGTAACCACGCAACTTCTTTATTTTCAATCATTCCAGCATATGTCAATAGTTTACCCATTGCCATAACACCTTGACCACCAAATCCTGCGATAACTAAATTTGCATCCATCTTATCTTCCCTCCTTTTCTGGGTCTCTAAGGTTACCTAATGGATAGTATGGAATCATGTTCTCTTCTAACCATTTAAGTGCCTCAACTGGAGTCAATCCCCAGTTAGTTGGACAAGTAGATAATACTTCTACAATACCATATCCTTTACCTGCAATTTGAGCTTCAAAACATTTTTTGATAGCTTTTTTAGCTTTTCTAACATTTGCAGGAGTGTTAACTGATACACGCTCAACAAAAACTGCTCCATCAATTGTAGCAAGCATTTCTGCCATTCTGATAGGACGACCACTATGCTCTACAGTTCTTCCAAGAGGAGCTGTTGTAGCTTTTTGTCCAATCAAAGTAGTTGGTGCCATTTGTCCACCAGTCATACCGTAAATAGCGTTGTTGATGAAAATTGTAGAGATTTTTTCACCTCTATGCGCTGCATGAACTACTTCCGCAGTACCAATTGAAGCTAAGTCTCCATCACCTTGATAAGTAAATACAAATTTATCAGGGTGAACTCTTTTAATTCCTGTTGCAACAGCTGGTGCTCTACCATGAGCTGCTTCGTGCATGTCGCAATTAAAATAATTATATGCAAATACTGAACATCCAACTGGTGCTACACCAATTGTATCTCCCAATACGTCTAATTCTTCTAAAACCTCTCCAACCAATCTGTGTACAACACCGTGTGTACATCCTGGGCAGTAGTGAAAAGGTACGTCAGTCAAACCATTTGTCTTTTTGAATGCAATTGTTTCAGCCATTATTTGACACCTCCTGCCATTTTCTTAACTTCTTCTGCTATATCTCCAGGTGTTGGAATCATTCCTCCAAAACGACCGTAGAATCCTGTTTCCCATCTTCCTTTTGATGCAATTTTGACATCATCAATCATTTGTCCAGTATTCATTTCTACTGTCAAAATACCTTTGCAATCAGGATTAATCTTATCAAATGCAGCTTCTGGGAATGGCCACAATGTAATAGGACGAATTAAACCAACTTTAAGTCCTTCTTCTTTACATTTTTCGATAGCAGTTTTTGCAATACGAGCTGTTGAACCATAAGCTGCGATTACTATGTCTGCATCTTCTATATCAACTACTTCAACTTTAGTTTCGTTCTTTGTGATTTCAGCAAATTTTGCTATTAAATGCTCATTATGTTTCTCTAATTCTTCTGGATCAATGAACAATGAGTTAGCGATATTTTTCTTTCTTTTTCCGCCTGTTCCTGTTGTTGCCCAATCTTTTTCTGGTAAATCTCTTTTTACCATTTCTTTGAACTCAACTGGTTCCATCATTTGTCCTAACATACCGTCACCAACAACCATAACTGGAGTTCTGTATTGGTCTGCTATATCAAAGCCTTCTTGAATTAAGTCAACTAATTCTTGAACATTCGCTGGTGCTAATACTGGCATTCTATAATCACCATTACCACCACCACGAGTAGATTGGAAATAATCTGTTTGAGATGGTTGAATACTACCTAAACCAGGTCCACCTCTCATTATATTAACTATTACGCAAGGAAGCTCTGCCCCCGCTATATATGAAATACCTTCTTGTTTTAATGCGATTCCTGGAGATGATGACGATGTCATAACTCTTGCACCTGCTCCTGCAGCTCCATAAACCATGTTTATTGCAGCAACTTCACTTTCTGCTTGTAAAAAACATCCTCCAACTTTTGGTAATTCTCTAGCCATATATTCTGGACACTCACTTTGTGGTGTAATAGGATATCCAAAGAAATATTTACATCCAGCAGCAATAGCAGCTGCTCCAATGGCTTCATTACCTTTCATTAATACTTTCGCCATTTGAATCCCTCCTCTTATTCTTCTGTGATTCTTGTGATTGTAATTACAGTATCAGGACACATAGTAGCACAATTAGTACATGCGATACATTTATCCATTTCTTTAATTGCTGCTGGGTGGTATCCTTTCGCATTGATTTTTTCTTCATCCAATGCAATGATTCCTACTGGACATGCATTAACACACAATCCACATCCCTTACATCCATCTTGATTAAATTCCACTTTACCTCTAGCTTTTGCCATAACCTACACCTCCTTAAAATATATACGAATTATACGTCCATCCAATCTTCTCTCATTATGAGATCAATTGGAAATATTTCACCTTCTAAATCTTCTGGAAGATTTGTAGCTACTTCTCTTAAAACTGAAACATAGCGAATAGGAATATCTAATTTTTCAGAAACAGCTTTAACTAATCTCTGTCCTTTCAATATGTCTTCTACTGTAGTTTCCTTTAT comes from Tissierellales bacterium and encodes:
- the glmS gene encoding glutamine--fructose-6-phosphate transaminase (isomerizing), coding for MCGIVGYIGNQNAVDVLVKGLEKLEYRGYDSAGVAIIDHGNLKVSKHKGRLTILENEVKKEGLTGHIGIGHTRWATHGEPSDRNSHPHPNNDESLAIVHNGIIENYMAIKERLQDKGYVFKSETDTEVIAHLIDYYYEENLREAVQKAVADLTGAYAIGVVHKDHPDQLVVVRKDSPLIIGMGHQENFIASDIPAVLKYTRDIYILEDGDLAVVTQNDIKMYDLKGEPIIKKVYHVDWDIAAAEKGGFDHFMIKEIHEQPKAIQDTYSPRITDDEKIVLDDIKITKEDLENIDQIYIVACGTAYYAGLVGKSFIEEFVDVPVIADVGSEFRYNKSFINEKSLMIVVSQSGETADTLAALRLAKERGARVMAITNVVGSTIAREADDLLYTWAGPEIAVASTKAYTTQIVAFGLVALDMGYKKGSIDDTTYKEMIKAIKNLPRQTQEVLDYEEEIKKVAELIYDTTHAFYVGRGIDYNIAREGSLKLKEISYIHAEAMAAGELKHGTIALIERGTPVIALVTEQALYEKVISNIKEVKARGAFVIAIAREGDTEIEKTADKVIYIPDTANGFSAVLSVMPLQLLAYHVAVMRECDVDKPRNLAKSVTVE
- a CDS encoding 2-oxoacid:acceptor oxidoreductase family protein — protein: MDANLVIAGFGGQGVMAMGKLLTYAGMIENKEVAWLPSYGPEMRGGTANCNVVISDKPVASPLVTDATAALVMNKPSLDKFEETVIKGGQLFINSSLIEQKSSRDDIEVFYVPANEIANKLGNSRVANMVMLGAYLEKNHAVKDESILTAFTKVFGEGKAKLIPINEKALQAGAEAVK
- a CDS encoding 3-methyl-2-oxobutanoate dehydrogenase subunit VorB, with product MAKVLMKGNEAIGAAAIAAGCKYFFGYPITPQSECPEYMARELPKVGGCFLQAESEVAAINMVYGAAGAGARVMTSSSSPGIALKQEGISYIAGAELPCVIVNIMRGGPGLGSIQPSQTDYFQSTRGGGNGDYRMPVLAPANVQELVDLIQEGFDIADQYRTPVMVVGDGMLGQMMEPVEFKEMVKRDLPEKDWATTGTGGKRKKNIANSLFIDPEELEKHNEHLIAKFAEITKNETKVEVVDIEDADIVIAAYGSTARIAKTAIEKCKEEGLKVGLIRPITLWPFPEAAFDKINPDCKGILTVEMNTGQMIDDVKIASKGRWETGFYGRFGGMIPTPGDIAEEVKKMAGGVK
- the glmM gene encoding phosphoglucosamine mutase produces the protein MGRLFGTDGVRGIANKDLTGQLAYELGRIGSHIVTKGKKKAKIIVGMDTRKSGDLLESALIAGICSVGADAYSVGIVPTPAVAYLTRKYEADAGIVISASHNPVEYNGIKFFNSKGYKLSDEIEDEIESYILAQKDIDVYPVGEFVGEKIIVNDGVEQYIEYIKQSIDVDFKGIKIAVDCGNGANYQAAPELLRELGADIDVIYNEPNGLNINVECGSTKPEKVQNLVLETKADIGLAFDGDADRLIAVDEKGNIVDGDHILAICGLLLKEQGKLEHGKIVGTVMSNMGLEICLKEHGMGLVTTQVGDRYVLEEMTRSGYVLGGEQSGHIIFSDHNTTGDGLLTALQLISAIKKKEKPLSELADVMTVYPQVLVNAKVQEGNKHNYLEDQIIHDEIKRLESEFDGKGRVLIRPSGTEPLVRVMIEGEVYGEIKAAADALAHTIEERLS
- a CDS encoding thiamine pyrophosphate-dependent enzyme, with the protein product MAETIAFKKTNGLTDVPFHYCPGCTHGVVHRLVGEVLEELDVLGDTIGVAPVGCSVFAYNYFNCDMHEAAHGRAPAVATGIKRVHPDKFVFTYQGDGDLASIGTAEVVHAAHRGEKISTIFINNAIYGMTGGQMAPTTLIGQKATTAPLGRTVEHSGRPIRMAEMLATIDGAVFVERVSVNTPANVRKAKKAIKKCFEAQIAGKGYGIVEVLSTCPTNWGLTPVEALKWLEENMIPYYPLGNLRDPEKEGR
- a CDS encoding 4Fe-4S binding protein, with amino-acid sequence MAKARGKVEFNQDGCKGCGLCVNACPVGIIALDEEKINAKGYHPAAIKEMDKCIACTNCATMCPDTVITITRITEE
- a CDS encoding DUF4931 domain-containing protein, with amino-acid sequence MSEIRLDPITNKKVIVAPKRHKRPSDFQKEMSCPFCEGGAVEKNGVILYEICNEKGWCLRGIENKFPIVEKTQAFIKEDGHWSNYGIHEILIETREHDKNYFEMREEDFKKIFEVYKKRYRVLGKDDEINYVAIFKNHGKNAGASLVHPHSHIIALPFIPCNILEELNGCENYYTKNQKCVFCDIIDEVIETKRLKVFENDSILAYVPFAGIQPYELIILPKKHESHFYNITDEELEDLTKAVNWSFKRIKNILGDVDFNLMVYTGPINEGHMDHFHWHLKITVRLSYLSGQESDAMIRMRTTYPEDIAKSIREADQ